In Dermacentor silvarum isolate Dsil-2018 chromosome 2, BIME_Dsil_1.4, whole genome shotgun sequence, the following proteins share a genomic window:
- the LOC125943582 gene encoding NBAS subunit of NRZ tethering complex-like: MLLVCDKTSGLDAAESLFLAAIKNCNLNLEVSECDYDETVLNRILQLRLLPDVVSTALYQPVVDHLIANQGSAEKHFSIDEATRSLTNANMLAEAGTLLLQSSRTHPAVCTFNAAVNAARRWLRGTTSEP, encoded by the exons ATGCTTTTGGTTTGTGATAAGACATCGGGCTTGGATGCAGCCGAAAGCCTGTTCTTAGCTGCCATCAAGAATTGTAACCTCAATTTAGAA GTTTCGGAATGCGACTATGACGAAACTGTGTTGAACAGGATTTTGCAGCTGAGACTGCTTCCTGATGTGGTGTCAACGGCACTGTACCAGCCTGTCGTAGACCACCTGATTGCTAATCAAGGCTCTGCAGAGAAGCACTTCAGCATCGACGAAGCCACAAGGAGCCTTACCAATGCTAATATGCTGGCAGAAGCTGGCACACTATTGCTACAGTCGTCACGCACACACCCCGCTGTGTGCACCTTCAATGCAGCCGTGAATGCTGCGAGGCGGTGGCTTCGAGGGACGACCAGTGAACCCTAG
- the LOC119442703 gene encoding COP9 signalosome complex subunit 2, with translation MSDGEDDFMCDDEEDYDLEYSEDSNSEPDVDLENQYYNSKALKEDDPMAALVSFQKVLDLEHNDKGEWGFKALKQMIKINFKLGKYEEMMTRYKQLLTYIKSAVTRNYSEKSINSILDYISTSKQMELLQEFYETTLEALKDAKNDRLWFKTNTKLGKLYFDRNEFNKLAKILKQLHQSCQTDDGCDDLKKGTQLLEIYALEIQMYTAQKNNKKLKKLYEQSLHIKSAIPHPLIMGVIRECGGKMHLREAEYERAHTDFFEAFKNYDESGSPRRTTCLKYLVLANMLMKSGINPFDSQEAKPYKNDPEILAMTNLVSAYQNNDISEFELILKTNRRNIMDDPFIREHIEDLLRNIRTQVLIKLITPYTRIHIPFISKELNIDSSEVENLLVSCILDSMIQGRIDQVNQVLELDSKGQGAARYNALDKWTAQLGTLHQTIVNKIMA, from the exons ATGTCGGACGGTGAGGATGACTTTATGTGCGACGATGAAGAGGACTATGACCTG GAATATTCGGAGGACAGTAACTCGGAACCAGACGTCGACTTGGAAAACCAATATTACAACTCGAAAGCACTCAAGGAGGATGACCCGATGGCAGCCCTTGTCAGCTTCCAAAAG GTTTTGGACTTGGAGCACAACGACAAGGGAGAATGGGGATTCAAGGCACTTAAACAGATGATCAAAATAAACTTCAAGCTG GGCAAGTACGAAGAGATGATGACGAGGTATAAGCAACTACTCACCTACATCAAAAGTGCGGTGACGAGGAATTACTCGGAGAAGTCAATTAACTCAATCCTGGATTACATATCCACATCCAAACAG ATGGAGCTGCTGCAAGAGTTCTATGAAACCACCCTGGAGGCCCTGAAAGATGCAAAGAATGACCGGCTGTGGTTCAAGACAAACACGAAGCTAGGGAAGCTTTACTTTGACCGAAACGAGTTCAACAAGTTGGCAAAAATTTTAAAACAGTTGCACCAGTCATGCCAG ACTGATGATGGTTGTGATGACCTGAAAAAGGGGACACAGCTATTGGAGATCTATGCATTGGAGATTCAAATGTACACGGCACAGAAGAACAACAAAAAACTGAAAAAGCTGTATGAGCAGTCGCTGCACATCAAGTCTGCTATCCCACATCCATTGATTATGGGAGTGATTCGTGAATGTGGTGGCAAGATGCACTTGCGTGAGGCCGAGTACGAGCGCGCACACACAGACTTCTTTGAGGCATTCAAAAACTACGACGAGTCGGGCAGCCCACGACGGACCACCTGCCTCAAGTACCTTGTGCTGGCCAACATGCTTATGAAGAGCGGCATCAACCCCTTTGACTCCCAGGAGGCAAAGCCCTACAAGAATGACCCTGAAATTCTTGCCATGACCAACCTTGTCAG TGCCTACCAGAATAATGACATCAGTGAGTTTGAGTTAATATTGAAAACCAACAGGAGAAACATAATGGATGACCCTTTCATCAGAGAGCACATTGAAG atCTGCTTAGGAACATTAGAACACAAGTCTTAATAAAGCTCATCACACCTTATACTAGGATTCACATACCTTTCATATCAAAG GAGCTCAACATAGACTCAAGTGAGGTGGAAAATCTTCTAGTATCCTGTATCTTGGACAG CATGATCCAGGGTCGCATCGACCAGGTGAATCAGGTTCTCGAATTGGACAGCAAGGGCCAAGGTGCCGCCCGGTACAATGCGCTGGACAAGTGGACGGCTCAACTTGGGACATTGCATCAGACCATCGTGAACAAGATCATGGCGTAG
- the LOC125943304 gene encoding uncharacterized protein LOC125943304 isoform X1, which translates to MDARTSTLAEGSSSPDYGARDLHEELERYRRVSIETLQQLQATVKFKKYREKTEMNDEMSRISDPLSPIPEAPDNTEMIEQELRECTGIGFAKAKDCTLENELDEAIRTCKIVRQRIEVLMAEAAELTKLLKEAAETDSDDETGSARTSRN; encoded by the exons GGATCATCTAGCCCTGACTATGGAGCAAGAGATCTTCATGAAGAACTGGAGCGATACCGACGAGTGTCTATAGAAACCCTACAACAACTACAGGCGACTGTGAAATTCAAAAAG TACAGGGAGAAAACAG AAATGAACGACGAGATGTCAAGGATTTCCGACCCACTTTCCCCGATACCAGAAGCGCCTGATAACACTGAGATGATAGAACAAGAACTGAGGGAAT gtACAGGGATAGGCTTCGCCAAGGCTAAAGATTGCACACTGGAAAACGAACTGGATGAAGCAATTCGTACCTGCAAGATAGTCAGGCA GAGAATTGAAGTCCTGATGGCGGAAGCGGCAGAGCTGACCAAACTCCTGAAGGAGGCGGCCGAGACGGATTCGGACGACGAGACCGGATCCGCTCGCACAAGCAGGA ATTAG